From Mucilaginibacter gotjawali:
AACTTCTTAGACGAATGGAGTAATCAATTATTGAAACTTATTTAATTACTCTATGCAACTAATTTGTAATGAATTATCATTTCTCCCGTTGGCGGAAAACGAAAGTATTGCCGAGGAAAGATTTTATCAATTGATTAAGACATTCAAAAAAGCAAAAGAGAGATATGGATTCAATCATATTCGCTTTCCGCTAAATCACCATGACCAACAAGTTACTTTAAAGCGAAACTTTTATGAAGTGGTTTCAAATTTCAGTAATCAAACATATAAGAACCTCATCGTCGATCTTTGTAAGTCCCCATTCATAGACGACTTAGAAGACGATGAATTAAACATGTTCTATTCAAGTAAATACGAAATTATCGATGAGGATGTTCCGACGAAAGCATCCCCATTGGGCTTGCCGGTAGCGTTTATTAAATCGTCACCGGCTGTAAGCTTAAACTCCCATCCATTTTGGAGAAAAAAGAAGATATCAATATTAAAGTCCAGTGAAAATGAAATCGAAAATGCTATTTTGATTGTTTATAACATCTGTTTAGAAACGGACGTTGATGCCAAAGAGCTTTCCGAATGGGCGGATAACTTTTTACCGAGTGAGTTAACTACGGAAGAAGAAATAAAAAAATATTTAAACTACACAAAGTATTCCATTGTATTTTCCCCGGAATTTTTGGTGCAATTTTTCGAATGGAAAACTAACGACACCGATAAATACAAGTACTTATTGCAGTTATTAAAGGATGTTGAGGTACATCCTTTTACAGGGGGCATGGGACAAACAGAAAACTTAAAGTATAGGGGCAAAGAAGCCTCAAAAAGGGTGACTCAGGCAGATCGACTCAGTTATACATTGGATAATAATTTAGTAACATTTTTGGCGTGCAAAGGACATTATAAATTTCATTAATGCTCCGTTGGCACACACGGCACATATGCAGCTGCACTGCTTCGATAGCGACGACACATTTTCATCGCAACTTCAAAGCCCCTCACCTCAATATTTAATCATCTCAATCTTCACCGGCCCTAAAAGCCCTGACGATTCCAACCCCGACTTCGGATCAGGCCCGAAAGTGGCCGAAACCTTTCTTTGATCCGCAGGCAGCTTGCTGTCGCCAATCAGCCGGTTCATCCAGGTATTCACTACTTTTATCTCGATTTTATTGATGCCTGGCTTAAGTGCTTTGGTAATATCCAGTTGGTAAGGTGGCGTCCATGCGCCGCCTACTGCCATGCCGTTAACGGTTACTTTGGCAATCGCCCTGGCAAGGCCAAGGTCGATGATATAATGAGCACCAGGGGTAAGTTTGCCTATTTTAAAAGTATTATGATAAAACGCCGGGCCCGAGTAGTATTTGATGCTGTCATTCGCATTAAGCGACCAGTCGGTTAGCGTATTGAACACTACGGGCTTTGCCGGGCCGCGCATAGCCTTATCAAAATTAACTATCCATGGTGTCGTAATGCCAATGGTTTTGGTGGGCGACGGATAATTTGATCTGCTGGTATCTCCCTTTGTTCCATTTTTCCTGAAGATCACAAACGCGCTTTCAAAGGGCTCCAACTGCAACGGTACAGAGGTAGTGGTTCCGCTTTGGCTGTATGCGGGCAGCATACGCCCGGTGCCGGTAACGGCATTCCATAATTCAGGGCTTTTGCCGGTGATGCGGAAGGCCGTTGAAATATTTACAGGCGTATATTTTTGGTTCGACACAAAATAGATCGAACCGTCCTTCAGTTGCCTGTGGATAAAAAGGATGGAGTCACTCTTGGTTATTTTAAGGTCGGGTTGAACTTTTACCAGGTCCAGTGCCTGCTGCATATCCATGCCGCTAATTACCATGCCTTTGCCATAATGATTAACTTTTGTGGTTACCCCATCAACATTACCCCAAAGTTCGGCCGTAAGGCTTTGCACCTGCTGATCAGCTGCCGGGTAATTGGCCAGGCTGGGCGACCTGTCGGGTTTTGGTCCTAAAACTACTGCCCCCTGCTTTACCAGCTCTTTAATTTTTGCCAGCAGTTCGGGACGGATGGTGCGGAGTTTTGGCAGCACGAGGATGCTGTAGCTGATGCCGTTTGGCAGCACCAGTTTTCCATCCTTTACGGTTAGCTTTTGTTTGATCACATCGCCGTTGATATAGTCGTATGAGTATCCCTGCGGCAGCGCCGGATCGGTAACCCCGATCATTTTTGGCGCATCTTCGCCAATAAAGTAGGCCACGTCGGCTACATATTGGCCCTGCTGCAGCATCATGTTGCATCTTTTCATGTATTTTAAAAATACATCCATATCAAAAAACCAGGTATTCAGGCGGTTAAATTCAACGCCAAACCAGGCGGTTACCCCCGGCCCTATATCATCTTTTGGCTGCGAGACATAAACATGCAGCAGGGTGTTGTTGATACCTTCGGTAAAAAAGCGGTCGCCGCGTTTTTTAAACATAGCCGGGTACCGGTAAAACGGGGCGCCTGCCGCTGTGAACGATTCGGCAGATACCTTGATTTTTCCATAAATATGGGCGGATGAAGAAGCCGCGCGGTTTTCTATATCTCCCAAATCTCCCTCACTCCAAAACTCCCCGCCTACCTCGTCCGACTGCCCGCCATATTGCAAAAACTCGCCGGGGTAGCCCCAGTGGCCATAATTTTCCAGCCAGGTGGTTAACCCGTTTTTGTGGCTGATCTCGCGCAAACCACCCACATATTTAAAGGAAACATCATCGGCTACCAGCCGCCTTAAGTCCCATAAAAAACGATCGGACTGGTCTTCGCTGCCCACCACCTTTCCCTGTAAAACGGGTATATACGGCGTTGGATCGTAATTGTATTTTTGTTTGAATTCGGCGATCAAATTATCGGTCCAGTTCTGGCTCCCGGTTTCGTAGCTATCTTCAACGGCTACCTTAAATGATTTGCGGTCCTCCGCCGGGATGCGTTTAAGGATTTGGCCTAAAAAAGCGTTAAAATGTTCCGCCACGTGTGCCTTGCTCATTTTGTCAATTTCCAAACCCTGGCCCTCGGGCGGCGCAGGGCTGTTGGTAACATTGGTGGGCGTCATCCCGGTGCGTTCAATGATCCAGTTACCGGTGGGCACCTGCCAGTTAAGCGTACCATCCGCCGCCATGTAGCTTGAAATATCAATTACTTTATCAGGGTCGATGATATATTTCGAGGCTTCGTCCGGTTGCGGCGCCCACTGGTAGTTTTGCCAGAAAGGGTGTGGGGTGGGCCACATTTTTGCCAGCGTTTTTTCGATATAATCCTCTACCATCGGGGTTGATGAGAGCTTTAACTCCGTAATGCCACAATCATTGGAGATACTGGTAAACACCAGCCTGATGCTGGTTGCCGTGCTTGCGGGGATGGATATAGCCGCCTGCCCCCATGGCGTAAAACCTGTATTTAACGCAGGGTTTGTACGGTCAATGGCGAAGTGTTTTATGGTGACGTATGCGCCGTTTATTTTGGCCTGTACGTCGCCTTCCAGGTACACGGCCTGCTGCGTTGTGTTAATGATGATGCTCCGCAAGGTATCGGGTGTTGTTTTGCTGATTTCCAGCGAAAACTGCTGCCCGTTATGCAGATGTATGGCCGTGGCCGTATTATTATCCGTTAAATTGCTCAGCGAATCAATTGCCGGTATAGAAGACAGCTGCGTACCTATGGCAGCGTCATAACCAGCAGGCACAGGGTAGGCCAGCACTTTAACATCCTGGAATTCTTTTTGCGGCTGAGTGAGTTTTTGATGATATGCCATTGGCCCCTGAACAGTAACCTGTGAGGAGGTTAAATAACGCATAGACTGGCCCGGTTTTACCCACGGCCCGCCGGATTGGCTCCAGCCCGGCCCGTTAAAGATACCGATCTGAATATTGAGGCGTGTTGCCGCTTTTAGCGTCGCGTGCAAAATGTCCCACCATTCGTCGGTAAACATTTTTACTTTACCACCGGGCACGTTATCCAGGCCAATATTGCCGATAAAGGCCCGGTTGATCCCCACTTTTTTCATGGCTTCCAGGTCTTTAACAACACCCTCTTTGGAGATATTACCTGAGATCCAATACCAATAGATACTTGTTTGAACGGAATCCGGGATGTTTTTAAAGGTGGTTTCAATAGCGCTAAATTTCCCCGCTTGCAGTTTTGTTTTCGCCTTTAACTTTGCCTGCCCATAGGCACAGGTAACTAATAAAAAGAGAGCCAAAACTAAGCATCGTATTTTAAATAAAAGCGGTTTTACAGTACGTAATAAAAACGATTTAGCTAGTTTTTTTTTCATTACAGAACAGGGTAAGGTATATGAATACAGTAAAAATTCTAACAGATTAAAACCCGGATATTTTAGTTTTAAATATCAAAGATATAAGACGCCAAAGTAACAAAAACAATAGACTGGCAATTGTAAAATTTGTAATGTATTTTAATTTGCTTTTTGGTAAACATTTTTAATAATCCCGGTTAGCAAAGGGTGTGTTTTTTTGCCTGTTGATAGTCATTTAATTAATAGATCTATCGGGGCATGTTTATTGTGCTATATTGCGCAGTTCCGGTTTTTTTGCGCTTAGCATCTCAAAATCAGCTTTACACTTTGGCTATCGGCCTGTTCGGACAGGGGGGATAGCCTTTATTTAAAAAGAGGATTATGATGGGCAGGAATGAGCTTTCAGAACGATTGGTGATAGCCAACGAAGAAAAAGCAAGACTGGAAGCAGAGCTTATCCTTGCGAATATTGAACTGGATTTTCAGAACGAAGAAAAGAAAAAGCGCGCTGCTGAACTTAACCTGGCGAATATTGAGCTGGAATTTCAAAACAGGGAGAAACTTAACCGCGCCAGGGAACTCATCATTGCTAACAGGGAACTTGATTTTCAGAACGAAGAAAAAGGCAAACGTGCCGCTGAATTGATCATCGCCGGCAAGGAACTGCTTTTTCAAAATGAGGAAAAGGAAAAACGTGCAGCGGAGTTACTGTTAGCTAATACCGAACTGGTTTTCCAGAATGCAGAAAAAGAAAAACGGGCGGCCGAACTGATCATCGCCAACAAGGAGCTGCTTTATCAAAATGGTGAAAAGGAAAAGCGCGCGGCGGAACTGATCATCGCCAACCTGGAGTTGATTTTTCAAAATGAAGAAAAAGAAAAACGGGCAAATGAGCTGATCATTGCCAATAAAGAATTGACTTACCAAAACGGCGAAAAAGAGAAACGGGCGGCCGAATTGATTATTGCGCTGAAAGAGTTGGGTTACCAGGATGAAGAAAAAGCAAAACGCGCTGCTGAACTGATTATTGCTAACCGTGAGCTGTTGATCCAACAGCAGGAAAAAACAAGACGGGCGGCTGCAGAGGCAAAGAAAGATGAATTCTTTAATATGGTTAGTCATGAATTCAAGACACCATTGACCAATATAAAAGCCATAAACCAGCTGCTTGAAAAAACAACTGACCGGGCCAATAAACATTATCCATTTATTTTAAATGCCGGCCATAGCATTAAACGGCTTGAAAAACTAATTGCGGACCTGCTGGATGTAACCAAGATCAACTCAGGCCAGATAGACCTGAATATCGCGGCGTTTTATTTCCCGGATGCACTCACCAACAGTATAGCCAATATCCAGCTTACGGCAAACAACCATGAGATTATGCTGGAAAATTCGGCAGATATCCTGTACGCCGGCGACCAGTTCAGAATTGAACAGGTACTGATTAACCTGTTAACTAATGCCATCAAATATTCTCCTGAGGCCGGCAAGGTATTGGTAAAAGCTAAAATTGAATCGGGCGACCTGGTGGTGACCGTGCAGGATTTTGGTATTGGGATTGCAAAACACGAGATCGATCAATTATTTCAGCGTTTTTACAGGGTAAGTGAAACGGCTATGCTTTTCCAGGGCGTCGGCTTGGGTCTGTTTATTGCGTCCGAAATTGTCAAAAAACATAATGGCAGGTTTACTATTACCAGTGAGCCGGGCGAAGGCAGCAGTTTTAGTTTTACACTGCCATTGCCCGCCTGAGATGGATCGGCAAATCATAAAAAAATCCCTCAACCAATTGGTCAAGGGATTTTTAAACATAATTGAATCATAGGCCGGGGTTACTTCCACCCGCCGCCTAGAGACCTGTAAAGTTCAGCCACTGCGCTTAATTCTTCACTTTTTATCGATGCCAGTTCAAGCTCACCTTGTAATACGTTACTTTGGGCGGTAATCACTTCCAGGTAATTGGCGATGCCGTTTTTAAATAACAGGTTGGCATTGGCAGTAGCATGCTGTAATGTATTTACCCGGCTGGCAGCGATGTTTTGCTGCTGCTTTAGCTTTTCAATTTTCACCATTGCGTCCGATACTTCGCCCACCGCATTTAAAACTGACTGACGGAATTGCAGTACGGTTTTTTCGCGTTCAACCTGCGCTACATCGTATTGGGTTTTTAATTTTTTGTGTTCAAGCAGGGGCTGTGCGATGCCGCCTGCCACAATGCCAAACAAGGATGCCGGCATATTAAACCAGTTACTTGCTTTAAACGAATTGACGCCGCCGGTTGCTGTAATATTTAAAACAGGATACATGGCGGCTTTGTTGATGCCGACATTGGCATTGGCCGTAACCAGGGCAAGTTCGGCGCTTTTGACGTCTGGGCGGCGACTTACGAGGTTGGCAGGTAACCCGGCCGAAACATTAGCCGGGGTAACCATTTGATCAAGGATGGCGGTACGCTCAACCCTGCCGGGCAATTCGCCGGTGAGAATACGAAGGGCATTTTCCTGGATGCTGATGTTTTGTTCAAACTGGGGCACCAATTGTGCAGCGGTCTGTTCCTGTGCTTCGGCTTGTTGTACAGCCAGCGAAGTTACCTGCCCTGCATCATATTGCAGCCGGATAATGCGCAGCGTGCTGTCGTTTAGCAGTACATTTTTATGGGCGATATCCAGTTGAGCGTCCAGCATCAGCAGGTTATAATAACCCTGCGAAATATTGGACACGAGGGTAGTTTGGATAGCCTTTTTAGCCTCAACAGTTTGCAGGTAAGCAGCTAAAGCTGCTTTGCTTTGGTTATGGATTTTCCCCCAGATATCTGCCTCCCACGAAACAGCCACATTGGCCGAGTAGTCTTCGATATGGTTGGTGCCGATATTGTACTGGCTTAAACTGAGCCCGGTAAGGCTGTTGTTTGATGGACGGTTGGTGTTGGCGGTGACATTCAGGTCCACCTGCGGTACATTGTTCCACTTTACCTGTTTGAATAATAATTGCGACGCCTCCATATTTTTTAGGGCGATCTGCATATCGTAGTTTTTAGCAATAGCGCTGTCGATCAGCTTTTGCAAAACCGGGTCGGTAAAGAAATTCTTCCAGCTGATATCTGCGATGCTGCTGGTATCGCTTGCCGCAGCCGCGCTGCCGAAATGATCGGGCAGGGCAGGTTTAGGCGTTTCAATATCTTTTGAAACTTTACAGGCGCTTAATATCAACAGGATAAAAGCGAGACTGATTATGTTATTTTTCATTTGTGTGATTTTTAATTTGTAAAATTCTACTAAAGCGATGGGTTTTAAACCAAGGGTGCTCGAAACCTGGTCGCCTTAGCTTTTGGCCTTGTGTGATCGGTTCCCCTCTTGAGAGGGGCATGGGGTGTGTTAACGAACTTTGCTCTAAAACGAACCTCCACCCTTACGTTCCCGACACACCCCTCCGCCCCCTCTCAAGAGGGGAATCGCACGAGGCCGCCGCCTTTTTAAACGTTTCGGACACTTAGTTTTTCTAACCCATCGCTATTGGCGATGAAAATCATCCCTTACTATACTCTCCCTGCAAAGCCAACACATCCACATTATTTGCGCTGTCATCCGCTTTTTGCCGGTGCAACACCGCTAGTGGCACGCCGGTAACTTTCTCCTGCAAATGCTGGAAGATGACGAACAATACCGGGATGATAAACAGCCCAAGAATCACTCCCGCAACCATACCCCCGGCTGCGCCGATACTGATGGAGTGGTTACCCTGCGCCGAAGGACCGGTGGCAATGCTCATAGGGAACAGGCCGAAAACAAAGGCCAGCGAGGTCATGAGGATTGGGCGGAGCCGTAACCTTGCCGCTTCAATAGCCGAGGCTACCAATTGATGCCCCGCCTTGCGTCGTTGTACCGCAAATTCCACAATAAGGATGGCGTTCTTGGCCAGCAGCCCGATCAGCATGATAAGCGCTACCTGTACGTAGATGTTGTTTTCAATCCCGGTAAGGCCCAGCACCGCAAATACGCCAAACACGCCTGTTGGGATAGACAGGATCACCGCCAGTGGCAGGATGTAGCTTTCGTATTGCGCCGAAAGCAGGAAGTAAACAAATATCAAACACAGGATAAATACGATGACCGATTGCCCGCCGGATGAGATCTCTTCGCGGGTTTGCCCGGTAAATTCATAGGCAAAGCCTGATGGCAGCTGCTCTTTGGCGACCTCTTCAATTGCCCTGATCGCATCGCCCGAGCTATAACCCGGTTTTGGTATGGCGTTGATTTCGATCGAATTGAACAGGTTAAACCTTGATGCCGTTTCGGAACCGTAAACCCGGGTTAGCTTTACCAGTGTGTTGATGGGCACCATGTCGCCGGTTTTGCTTTTTACAAAAACCCGGTCGATAGACGAAGGATCTGTCCTGTCGGCGATATCCGCCTGCACAATTACCCGGTAATATTTACCAAACCGGTTAAAATCCGAAGCCTGCGCACTTCCGAAATAGGCCTGCATGGTTTCAAGTATGTCCTTTACATTTACACCCAGCTGGTTTGCTTTTTCATCATCCACTTCTAATTGTAATTGCGGGTAATCCGCTTTAAAGGAGGTAAATGCATAGGCTACGGCCGGTTTCTTCATCAGCGCGCCAATAAAATTGTTGGCTACGCCGCTGAACTTGTCCAGCTGACCGCCGGTTTTATCCTGCAGCACCATATCCAGAGCCTCCACATTGCTAAAGCCCGGTACGGTAGGGAAGCTGAAAACAAAGAAACTTCCCCCGGTTATTTGGCCCAGCTGGCCCCTGATCTGGTCCATAATGGCGTTGATGTCCTTTACTTTACCTCTTTCATCCGGTTTCTTCAATAACACAAAAAATACGGCAGATGATGGACTGGTAGAGTTGGTGAGCAAGTTGAAACCGGGTAAGGAGGTTACAAACCTGGCCGCTTCCAGTTTACCAACGGTATTTTCGGCCTGCTGCATTACTTTGGATGTACCATCCAGCGAAGTGCCCGAAGGTGTATTTACAGCGATAGCAACGAAGCCCTGGTCCTCGGTAGGGATAAAACCTGTTTTGGTGTTCCTTACCATCAAAACGGTGGCTGCAGTGATCAAAATAAGCCCGGCAATACCCACCCATTTATTTTTCACCAGGAACTTTAATCCACCCACATAGCGGTTGGTTATGGTGTTAAAACTGCTGTTAAAACCGGTGAAGAAACGTTGTTTAAACCCTTGTTTAACGGTGCCGTTTCTTTTATCGGCATGGGTGTCTTTTAAAAACAGCGCGGCCAATGCCGGGCTAAGCGTTAAGGCGTTAACCGCCGAGATCATAATGGCGATGGCCATGGTAAAGGCAAACTGCCGGTAAAAGATCCCTGTCGACCCCGTCATAAAACCAACCGGTAAAAATACGGCAGCCATTACTAAAGTGATGGAAATGATTGCGCCGGTGATCTCGTGCATCGCTTCAACTGTCGCCGGTTTTGGGGCGAGGTGTTTGTGCTCCATTTTGGCATGCACCGCCTCCACCACAACGATCGCGTCGTCTACCACAATGCCTATCGCCAGCACCAGCGCAAACAGCGTAAGCAGGTTGATGGTGAAGCCAAACAGGTTCATGAAGAAGAAGGTACCGATAATGGCTACCGGCACGGCTATCGCAGGTATCAAAGTCGACCGGAAATCCTGCAGGAAAATATACACCACAAGAAATACCAGGATAAATGCTTCTATCAATGTATGCTCTACCTGGGTAATAGATTCATCAAGGGCTGTTTTGGTTCGATAAAAATTATTGTATTTAATACCTGCGGGGAAATCTTTGGATGCTTTTTCCATCAGTTTATCCACCGCTATCTGGATCTCATTGGCATTTGAACCCGCCAGCTGGATAATACCGATTGCGATACCGTTGTGACCATTTAAGCGGGTTAAACTGGTATACGAATAGGCGCCCAGTTCAACACGGGCCACATCCTTTAAATGCAGTACAGAACCATCAGCATTGGCGCGGATGGCAATGTTTTCGTATTCTTCGGGTTTGGTAAGCTTGCCTTTGTATTTAATCACATATTCAAAGATCTCCTTGCTTCTTTCGCCCAGCTTACCGGGGGCAGCCTCCAGGTTTTTATCCTGTATGGCGGCCATTACCTCGGCCGGGGTGATCTTATAAGCGGCCATCTGGTTTGGATTGAGCCATACCCGCATGGAGTAATCCTTCACCCCGCCGAATATACTTGCAGAGCCTACACCCGGGATCCGTTTAAGCTCGGGGATAATATTGATCTGCGCATAGTTGGCTACAAAAGTCTGGTCGTATTTTTTGGGGTCTTCGGTATAAATACCCACCGCACCGATCAGGCTGTTTTGCTGTTTGGTAGTGGTGATGCCCTGCTGCACTACTTCGGCAGGCAGCTGGCTGGTGGCCTGTGCCACACGATTTTGTACGTTCACGGCTGCCTGGTCGGGGTTGGTGCCCTGCTTAAAGTAAACCGTAATGGCTAAAGTACCATCATTACTTGCAGTCGAGCTCATGTAGCTCATGTTTTCCACCCCGTTAATGGATTCCTCCAGCGAGGGCGCTACCGAACGGAGTACCGTTTCGGCATTGGCGCCGGGATAAACCGCGGTTACCAGCACCGCCGGTGGCGCTATATCCGGGAACTGCTGTAAGGGTAATTTAAACAGGCTTAGCAGCCCGAGGATTACCAGCAGTATGGAGATGACGGTAGCGAGTACCGGTCTTTCTATAAATTTTTTAAACATCGTTTTAATTTTAATGTGTGTGAAGCCTCACCCAACCCTCTCCAGGGGAGAGGGCTTTAATTTCTTTTGCTCCCCTCTCCTTTGGAGAGGGGCCGGGGGTGAGGCGTTTTAATTTTTAGCCAAATTATCGCTGGCTTTTTTGGGCTGAATTACGGTACCTTCCTGCAAACGATCAAAGCCGCTCAGTACGATCTGGTCGCCAACTTTCACGCCGTCTTTTACCAGGTAATTGTTGCCGCTTTTGCCAATAATAGTGATAGCCTGTTTTTTAACCTTATTGCTGTCGGCCACTGCAAAGACAAATACTTTGTCCTGCATTTCAACGGTTGCCGATTGCGGGATGATCAGCGCATCTTTATGCTGAAGGCTTAAACGGATTTTACCTGTATTACCTGATCGCAATAAACCCTGTGCATTCGGGAAACTTGCTCTCAGCGTAATAGCGCCGGTGTTTTTATCAAACTGGCCGTCAATCATGTCGATCTTTCCCTGTTGGGTAAACTGGCTGTTATCAGCTAATACCAGGCTTACAGCGGGCAGTTGTTTTAATTTGTCCTTTAGGGTACCGCCCGGATATTGCTCTTTAAAGCTCACAAAATCCTGTTCGCCCAGCGCGAAATAAACGTGGACATTATGTACGTCAGATAATAGCGTTAACGCTTCGGCATCCGCAGGTGCAACCAGGCTGCCCTGTTTCTTTAGCAGGCGGCCGATATAACCGCTCACCGGGGCTTTTATTAAAGTGTAACCCAGGTTGATCTGCGCGGTAGATACATTTGCTTTTGCCTGTTCGATATTGGCTTTGGCGACATCGTAGGCAGCCTTTGCAGTTTTTAACTGGTAATCGGATACCACCTTGTTTTGTACAAGCAGGGTAAGTTTGTCAATTTCCAGCTGTGCATTGGCTAAAGCGCCTTCGGCGGCGTGCTGGCTGGCAATGGCATTGTTTAAAGCGGCGCGGTAAGGCTGATCGTTAATTTTAAAGATCGGTTGCCCGGCGTTTACAAAAGCGCCTTCGTCAACAAATACTTTATCAAGCGAACCGCTTACCTGCGGGCGGATCTCCACATTTACCGCACCCTCAACCGAAGCAGGGTATTCCTGGTAAGTGGTATCGGTACCCGCAATAATGGTGGCCACCGGCAATGATGGTGGCGGCGGTGCTACAGCCGTTTGCGGTTTTGGTGAACAGCTGTATAGCGTTAGGGCGACAAGCGCCAGATAGATGGTTTTCATGTTAATTATTGATTTAGTGAATTTGCGAACTGGTGAATTAATGGGTTTGTGACCGGTTGGAATTCGTTTCCACCGTGGCAGCGGCCCGGCCACTTTGTTATTTATTTAACACTGTTAAATTATCTAACGAGTGTAAATATTTCTGAATAAATTTGTTTAACCTTTTTCATGACATTATTAATTTAAATTAAGTACTAAACCTTCCGGTGAAACCGGAGAACAAAACTCACTGCCTGGGGGCAGTATTAAAACCCGGTTCTTGCGTTTCTGGTTGTTTGCAAACGGGTGGCGGCTCTTATGTGCCGGTTTTATTTATGGGTATGTTATTTATTCAACACTTTTATTTTCTTTAACGGGCGCAGTCCCTGGCGAAAATTGACCAGTCATTGACCTGATAATTGCGCCGATGGCGTCTTTTAAAACCTGCCGGTTAATCTCGTCCGAGTTTCCGCGGCTCAATATATTGATAGAGATTAACCCATGCACCACCGACCAAAAGGTATAATATTTTGTACAGATCATGTTCGACTCCATATCCTGTATACCCATCAATTCGCCAATTACCGCGGTAAACAAGTCCCAGGGTCTTTCTGCCTCGGGCAGGGTGTTCATCAATTCGCAACTGTAATTCGTGTTCACACCGTACATGGCCTGGTATAATTCCTTATTGGCAAAGGCAAAGTTCCAATAGGCCAGCCACATGGCTTCCAGTTGTTTTGCAGGCAGGCGGTGCTTGCTTTTGGCCTCTTCCAAATCCCTCGACAATATTAAATACCCCTTGCGGGTAAGCTCCAGTATAATGGCGTCCTTGTTCGAAAAATATTCGTAAATAATAGGCGCCGTATACTCAATTACATCGGCAATTTTACGCATGCTTAACGCCTGCCATCCCTCTTCCTTAACAATCTGAAGCGCAGCCTTCAGGATGTTCATCCTGGTATCTTCTTTCAGACGT
This genomic window contains:
- a CDS encoding TetR/AcrR family transcriptional regulator; this encodes MASKERIQRLKEDTRMNILKAALQIVKEEGWQALSMRKIADVIEYTAPIIYEYFSNKDAIILELTRKGYLILSRDLEEAKSKHRLPAKQLEAMWLAYWNFAFANKELYQAMYGVNTNYSCELMNTLPEAERPWDLFTAVIGELMGIQDMESNMICTKYYTFWSVVHGLISINILSRGNSDEINRQVLKDAIGAIIRSMTGQFSPGTAPVKENKSVE
- a CDS encoding efflux RND transporter permease subunit, which gives rise to MFKKFIERPVLATVISILLVILGLLSLFKLPLQQFPDIAPPAVLVTAVYPGANAETVLRSVAPSLEESINGVENMSYMSSTASNDGTLAITVYFKQGTNPDQAAVNVQNRVAQATSQLPAEVVQQGITTTKQQNSLIGAVGIYTEDPKKYDQTFVANYAQINIIPELKRIPGVGSASIFGGVKDYSMRVWLNPNQMAAYKITPAEVMAAIQDKNLEAAPGKLGERSKEIFEYVIKYKGKLTKPEEYENIAIRANADGSVLHLKDVARVELGAYSYTSLTRLNGHNGIAIGIIQLAGSNANEIQIAVDKLMEKASKDFPAGIKYNNFYRTKTALDESITQVEHTLIEAFILVFLVVYIFLQDFRSTLIPAIAVPVAIIGTFFFMNLFGFTINLLTLFALVLAIGIVVDDAIVVVEAVHAKMEHKHLAPKPATVEAMHEITGAIISITLVMAAVFLPVGFMTGSTGIFYRQFAFTMAIAIMISAVNALTLSPALAALFLKDTHADKRNGTVKQGFKQRFFTGFNSSFNTITNRYVGGLKFLVKNKWVGIAGLILITAATVLMVRNTKTGFIPTEDQGFVAIAVNTPSGTSLDGTSKVMQQAENTVGKLEAARFVTSLPGFNLLTNSTSPSSAVFFVLLKKPDERGKVKDINAIMDQIRGQLGQITGGSFFVFSFPTVPGFSNVEALDMVLQDKTGGQLDKFSGVANNFIGALMKKPAVAYAFTSFKADYPQLQLEVDDEKANQLGVNVKDILETMQAYFGSAQASDFNRFGKYYRVIVQADIADRTDPSSIDRVFVKSKTGDMVPINTLVKLTRVYGSETASRFNLFNSIEINAIPKPGYSSGDAIRAIEEVAKEQLPSGFAYEFTGQTREEISSGGQSVIVFILCLIFVYFLLSAQYESYILPLAVILSIPTGVFGVFAVLGLTGIENNIYVQVALIMLIGLLAKNAILIVEFAVQRRKAGHQLVASAIEAARLRLRPILMTSLAFVFGLFPMSIATGPSAQGNHSISIGAAGGMVAGVILGLFIIPVLFVIFQHLQEKVTGVPLAVLHRQKADDSANNVDVLALQGEYSKG
- a CDS encoding efflux RND transporter periplasmic adaptor subunit, producing MKTIYLALVALTLYSCSPKPQTAVAPPPPSLPVATIIAGTDTTYQEYPASVEGAVNVEIRPQVSGSLDKVFVDEGAFVNAGQPIFKINDQPYRAALNNAIASQHAAEGALANAQLEIDKLTLLVQNKVVSDYQLKTAKAAYDVAKANIEQAKANVSTAQINLGYTLIKAPVSGYIGRLLKKQGSLVAPADAEALTLLSDVHNVHVYFALGEQDFVSFKEQYPGGTLKDKLKQLPAVSLVLADNSQFTQQGKIDMIDGQFDKNTGAITLRASFPNAQGLLRSGNTGKIRLSLQHKDALIIPQSATVEMQDKVFVFAVADSNKVKKQAITIIGKSGNNYLVKDGVKVGDQIVLSGFDRLQEGTVIQPKKASDNLAKN